From the genome of Pelosinus fermentans DSM 17108:
CTAAGGAAATCATCTTCAAATCTTCCCATGAACTTACTCGCTGCAAGTTAGTGAATCCAGTGTTGGCTGGATGAAAAGGAAACGCAATGAAGGCTTGAAATTTGCCTGTCCGATCCTGAATATCCCGCAAGGTAATTAAATGCTGTATCCGCTGTTCGATTGTTTCGACATGACCATAAAGCATCGTAGCATTAGTGGGCAATCCTAGAGAATGCGCCGCTGTAATTACATCAATCCACTCAGCCGTCGTAGCTTTATTGGGACAGATAATCTTACGCACGCTATCATCTAGAATTTCCGCGCCGCCACCTGGCAGGGAATCTAAGCCTGCTGCTTTTAGTTGTTCTAACACTGCCGTTATACCCAGTTGGGAGATGTTAGCAAAATGAACAATTTCCACAGGGGTAAAGGCTTTTAAATGCACTTGGGGTGCTGCCCTTTTCACTGCCGCAACAATATCCAAATAATAAGAAAATGGTTTATCGGGATGTAATGCACTTACCATGTGTATTTCACTAAGATCAGGCGTTTCTCTCATTGTCTGGCTTACAATTTCGATTACTTCCGATTTTTGCATTACATAGGCTCTCTGCTCCTCTGCTTTACAGCCAAAAGCACATAACGGACAACCTGATACACATATATTGGTTAAGTTAATATGCCGATTCACATTATAATACACATATTGTCCGGACTTACGCTCTTTAACCATGCGCGCTAACTCAGCCAGCTTAAGGATATCATTGTGCTGATAGAGTGCCAATGCCTCTGTAAAATTTAAGCGCTCACCTTTATCTATTTTTCTCGAGGCGATCTCGATACTATTCATTTTTTCCTGTCACCTCATTTATCGCATAAAGAAGACGCAGCCATACAATCCACTTCATTGGTTTATGAAACTTATATATCTTCGCGATATTATAACCTTTTCCCTGCCCCAGAATGCAAAAAAATAAGATTGCTCATAAGCAATCTATTAATGTCGTAGTATTCCATTTTCGGCATGCTCATTTAATAGCTGACCCACAGTAACAATTTCATAACCTTCTGCTTTTATTTTATCTAATAAGATAGGCAGAGCATCTGCAGTCTGCACAGGAGTATCTGAGGCATGCATAAGAATAATTCCTCCGGGCTTTAACCGTTTCATTACCCTTTCTATAATAACATCTCTGCCAGGATTTTTCCAATCCAGCGAGTCTATGTTCCAAATAATGGTTTTGTAGCCCAGATCCTCTGTAGCCTTTAGTGACTGCTGATTATAGTGACCGTTTGGAGGTCGAATCAGGGTAGCATCCACCCCTGTGACTTCTTTAATCAATTTATGTGATTTTTCAATATCCTCTGTTACCCATTCTCTCGTCCGATCTCCATAATTCTCATGACGATACCCATGGCTGGCTATCTCATGTCCATCCGTTACCATACGCTTTGCCACATCTGGATATTTTTGTGCCCATGGTCCCATGATAAAGAAGGTCGCCTTCTGATTATGCTGCTTTAAGGTATCCAATATGGACGGTGTAAATTTATTACCCCAAGAATGATCAAAGGTTAACGCTACAACCTTTCGTTCTGTTCGCGTACCAGCAATTGCTATTGGTCCACCAGAAATCAATTCTGCCACTTGTACATAAACAGCACCAATAGCAAAGAGACCCACCATGCCATAAAATAAATGCCGATGATGAAATATTCGCCGCAAATTGAGAACCATAATCTTCCCCCTCCCACCCCATACAATAGTATGTATGCATGCAAAGTGAAAATTATGAAGACAAAAATGAAAAAATACAGCAGAAGAAATATAAAAAGGCTGCCTACAAGTTTGATAGACTTGTAGGCAGCCTGATTTTTACTAATTATGGTAGCAGATTGGTAGCGTTTAATGCTTACCAGCGTTCAAGCCCGTTCCTGCAAAGGGGCTTGAGGCTGCTATTACATCATGCCGCCCATACCACCCATGCCACCCATACCGCCCATGCCACCCATAGCAGCAGCACCAGCACCACCGTCTTTTTCAGGTTTATCAGCTACTAATGTTTCAGTAGTTAATACCATTGCGGCGATACTAGCAGCATTTTGCAATGCAGAGCGAGTAACTTTTGCTGGGTCAACAATACCTGCAGCAATCATGTCAACATATTCTTCAGTTAATGCATTGAAGCCCATGCCTTTACCGGCTTTTTTCACGCCTGCAACAACGATGGAACCTTCAAGGCCTGCATTGTTAGCGATTTGACGTACAGGCTCTTCAATTGCACGTTTTACAATTTCAACACCTGTCTTTTCGTCACCAATTACTTCAATGGCATCAAGAGCTGATAAGATATCGATGAAAGTAGTACCACCACCGGCAACAATACCTTCTTCAACAGCAGCACGAGTTGCATTCAAAGCATCTTCAATACGGTATTTCTTTTCTTTCAGTTCTACTTCTGTTGCAGCACCTACTTGAATTACAGCTACACCGCCAGATAATTTAGCAAGACGTTCTTGAAGTTTTTCTTTATCAAAATCAGAAGTGCTATCTTCGATTTGTGTTTTGATTTGGCTAACGCGAGCTTTGATTAGAGTTACATCACCAGCGCCATCAATAATGGTGGTTTCTTCTTTGGAAACACGTACTTGACGGGCACGTCCAAGATCAACAAGCTCTACGGTGTCAAGTTTGCGGCCAATTTCTTCTGTAACAACAGTACCGCCAGTTAAAGCAGCAATGTCTTCAAGCATTGCTTTACGACGGTCACCAAAACCAGGAGCTTTTACAGCTACAGCTTTAAAGGTACCACGTAATTTATTCACAACCAAAGTTGCTAATGCTTCGCCTTCGATATCTTCAGCAAGGATTAAAAGTTCGCGACCTTGCTGCACCACTTTTTCCAATGTAGGAAGTAAATCTGCGATGGCACCAATTTTACGGTCAGTGATCAAAATATAAGGATCGTTTAAAATCGCTTCCATTTTGTCAGTATCCGTTACCATGTATGGGGAAATGTAGCCACGGTCAAATTGCATACCTTCTACTACATCAAGACTAGTTCCCATACCTTTGGATTCTTCAACAGTAATAACGCCGTCTTTACCCACTTTTTCCATAGCTTCTGCAATCAAATTACCGATTTCTTCGTCAGCTGCGGAAATCGATGCAACTTGTGCAATCGCATCTTTTGTTTCTACTTTCTTAGCAGATTTTTTAATCTCTTCCACTAAGGTTTTTACTGCTTTTTCGATACCTTTTTTAATGATCATAGGGTTTGCGCCTGCTGCTACGTTGCGCATACCTTCACGAATCATAGCTTGTGCAAGTAAAGTTGCAGTAGTAGTACCATCACCAGCCACATCATTGGTTTTGGTAGCAACTTCTTTAACAAGCTGAGCACCCATATTTTCAAACGGATCTTCCAAATCAATGTCACGTGCAATAGTTACACCATCATTTGTAACAGTAGGAGCACCGAATTTTTTATCCAGAACAACATTACGACCCTTAGGTCCAAGTGTTACTTTTACTGCATTTGCAAGTGCATTTACGCCTCTTTCTAATGCGCGACGTGCGTCTTCATCAAATAAAATTTGCTTTGCCATTATATGTAAACCTCCCAAATAATTTTATTATTGTACAACTGCTAAAATATCTCTTTCGCTTACAATCAGATATTCTTGCCCTTCATATTTAACTTCAGTACCTGCATATTTGGAGAATATAATTTTATCGCCAACTTTTACATCAAGAGCTACGCGTTGGCCATTGTCCAATACTTTGCCAGTACCGACCTCGATAATTTCACCTTCTTGTGGCTTTTCCTTAGCAGTATCAGGTAGTACGATACCACTTTTTGTTTTCATCTCGCCTTCTAAAACCTTAATGACGACTCTGTCACCCAATGGCTTAATCATTGAAATTTCCTCCTCCACGATATGTAATGATATTAATCTTGTTAGCACTCATTGTTAGCGAGTGCTAATCACATAATTTATGATATAAAATTCAGCAAGAAAAAGCAAGTGTTTAATAGGAAAAATCCATATTTTTTTCAAAAAAAATTTAGATTCACTTCTCACTGCGTATAATACGTGCAAAAGATAAACGGTGTTTTTGGCTGCTTATAAGTAGAAAAGTGCCCAATTAGGCACTTTAAGCAGGCTATGTTCTTTTCGTTGCTGCTTCTACAATGGATTCAGCAACATCTTTAATCGATTTGCGTTTACTCATACTATATTGTTGAATGCGACGATAGGCTTCTGTTTCGCTAAGATTGTAAGCGTCCATCAAAATCCCCTTCGCACGGTCAAGAATTTTTCGTGTCTCTAGGGATTGTTTCACATTCTCGAGTTCTTGCTCTAACTCAGCAAACTCTTGAAAGCGAGACAAAGCGATCTCGATAGCAGGAAATAAATTCACTTCTTTAACAGGTTTCACTAAATAAGCCAGTACACCTGAATCCTTCGCTTTCTCCACAATATCCTTCTGACTAAATGCTGTTAACAATAGAACAGGAGCAAGCTTCTCATTGGAAATTATTTTTGCTGCTGTAATACCATCCATCTCAGGCATCTTAATATCCATAATAACCAAATCAGGCCGATATTGACGAACTAAATCAACAGCCCTTGATCCGTCAGAGGCTTCTGCTACGACCGTATGCCCTGCCTCTTCCAAAAGCTCTTTTAAATCCATCCGAATAATTGATTCATTATCAGCTATAACAATCCGCAATGATTCCATTCTAAACTCCTCCTTTCGCCTTACGGGGAATGGTAATACAAGCATGAGTACCATTATCCGTGTATAATGCAAAACTACCGCCAACATCACTCTCAATCAGTGTTCGTACAATCTGCAATCCCAAACTGTTGGATAATTGGGGATTAAAGCTCGGTGGCATGCCAATGCCGTTATCATAGATTTCGATTTTATATTCATCTTCCAGGGTACTAATGTCAACCCCGATGATGCCTTCATGCCGACCTACAAAACCATGCTCGATGGAGTTTTGGATCAGCTCATTAATAACCAGAGCCAAACTGCTAGCCTGCTCCGAGGGAAATACCACTGTCTCACCATTAAAAATAGTTTGTAAATTAAAGTCTGGTTCCAGCATATTTTGAATAACTAGGTCGAGAATATTTCTAGCCACTTCTGCTACATCAATAAATTCTGCATCCTGCTGTGATAAAAATTCATGAACAACAGAAATACTCGAAATCCGATTCACACTTTCCCGTAGAGCAGCTTTTACTTCCTGGGATTTCGTACGCCTTGACTGCAGCCGCAGCAAACTGGCAATGGTCTGTAAATTATTTTTCACCCGATGGTGTATTTCTTGAATGACTGCTGATTTTATTAATAATTCTTTTTCTTTCTTTTTTACTTCGGTAACATCCGTTAAAATTACAACTGTACAGGCTGTAACTTGGTTTACAATAATAGGAATTGCCCTTTGTACCAATACCATATTGCCTGCTGACAATTCTGCCTCACAAGGCTCTTGAATGGTCATAGCCTTTTGGGCTAACCCCATATGGGCCTGGCGCTCATAAATGCGCCGTCCGACAATATTTCCTACAGCTAATACTTTATATATACTATCCGCGGTTGAATTAGCAAAAATGATTTTACCATGCTCATTCACAATGAGAATACCATCACTGGCAGACAAGGAACGATATTGCTTACTGCTGCTTGGTATTTTCACTGTCGATAAAAGAAGTTGTGCTGTTTCAACCAAGAGTTGATGCCCATGTACGTGAGCTTCTTCCATGCTAGATTCAAAACTGACAGCAGCAATTACATTGCCGCTAGCATCCCGCACAGGGTAGACCTGCATTTCCATCCACATACCCAGAGCCCATTCCCGTTGTCCATGAATCGCTTCTCCCATGGAGATACTTCGCCATATAAGCGGCTCCTCTAAGGCATAGACAGTTGACCCCAATAAGCTGGGCTTATGCTGCACATAGCTAGTATTGGGTTTTATTTGCGCTGCAATAACCAAAAAGTTCTCCATACGCGCTTTCGTATATAAGGTAACTTGGGCGTGGGCCAAGTCACTTGCTAATCCCAATACGGTGCAAATTGTGTCTAGCACTGCAATTTGCGCTGGGGCTAATGTAGTTACTTTTCGACAAATATCTCCAGCCACTCCCATTTGTACCTCCAACTATTACTTAAAAATAATTGCGAATACCTGCTCTATTACTTTGTTTATACTTATTCCACTTATTATATAAAAATTCCTTGTCGTGGAATTTTCAAACTTTTATTTTACATTTTACTCCATATGTTAAGTCACTGCTTCCCTGCGCCTAATTTTAAAGAAGGTTTTGCATTCAAATGCAAATCGGCATAATCGCCTATTTGATGCTGATAATAGGCCCTGCAAGCAATCATGGCAGCATTGTCAGTGCACAATATAGGATCTGGATAGTAGAAGGATATCCCTGCCTGTTGGCATTCATACCCTAATTTAGCTTTAAGACCACTATTGGCAGCTACACCTCCAGCAAGAACAATCTGCCCTACACCAGAGACAGCCGCAGCTTGAAGACTTTTACTAACCAGTACATCAATGACAGCTGCCTGAAAACTGGCTGCTACATCTGCTGTATTTATTTCTTCTTGTTTTTGCGCTGCACTATTTAAATAGTTTAACACTGCCGATTTTAATCCGCTAAAGCTAAACTCAAAGCTGTTTTTTCCTGATAGTGCTCTAGGAAAAGCAATAGCTTCCGGATTACCTTTAGCAGCCAAAGCATCAATATAAGGACCTCCAGGGTAAGGCAATTTCATCACCCTTGCGACTTTATCAAAAGCCTCTCCTGCCGCATCATCCCGTGTCTGACCCAATAATACAAATTCATTATACCCCTTCACATGTACTAGGGAAGTATGACCTCCCGATACTACTAAAGCCATGAATGGCGGTTCTAAATTCGGGTGAGCCAAAAAATTGGCAAAAATATGCCCCTCTAGATGATTCACGCCAACGAGAGGTATCCCTGCAGCAAAAGATAAGGCTTTTGCTACTGATACACCAACTAATAATGCTCCCACCAGACCTGGTCCGTAAGTAACTCCAATCGCTGAAATATCGGTTAATGCTACCCCAGCCGCCTTTAGTGCTTGATCGATCACGGGGAGTACATTTTCAATATGTTTACGAGAAGCAATCTCAGGCACAACTCCACCATATTTTTGGTGTACTGGAATCTGGGAAGAAATAATATTTGACAAAACAATGCGTCCATCAGCCACTACTGCTGCAGATGTTTCATCACAACTGGTTTCTAGAGCCAGTGTTAAACAAGGTTTTCTGGTTTCCTGCTGCGTATTTTTCAAAACAAAGGCCTCCATCTTTCTATCATTACAATCAATACAATAATAGTCACATTCTTACCCACTATGACATATTGTAAGTATCATCAATCACCCTATAAGCCACGAAAGTGGCTCTTTTTTTATTTATCGAAATTTCTTTATAACTTCTCGCACCACATAATGAGTGCATCTTCTTTGGTATCCGTATAATAATTACGCCGTCTTCCTTGGGATGTAAAACCAAATTTACTATATAGACCTTGAGCAACGGTATTAGAAGCACGCACTTCCAGGGTCATTCTAACCGCTCCCCTATTCTTCGCATGTTCAAGAAGAGCAGACATTAATTTTTCGCCTAATTTTTTCCCTCTATATGCGGGTAAAACCGCTACATTCGTAACATGTGCTTCATCTACAATAAGCCACATACCTGCATAGCCAATGATTTTACCAGCCTCTACCATCACCAAATAATAGGACAATTCATTGTTCATTTCATTAACAAATCCCTCGCGAGACCAGGGAGTCGTAAAGGATTGCTGCTCTACTGCAAGAACACCATCAATATCAAGCGTATTCATACGCCGTACCATCATTACGGTCATTTGGCAACTCCATGACGACACTCCCATAAAACCTCAGCTTCTGAACGTCTAATATATAAAGGTTCTAAACCCATTACATCATGTCGCACTCCTTGCTTGATCAGCTTATAACCTAAACCGGCAACACTGCTGGCTCGCTGGATAACCACATGAGGTGCAGCAAGTATTAGATTTTTTCCAATCTGTTCTATTTTGTCACGATACATGACCGCAGATTCTCCCATTACGATTACAGGTCTTTCCTGCTGACTCAAACTCTCTAAAGCAGCAGTAACCTCTGTCACAATCGCTGGCTGTATCTCTTTTAATTCTCCCTGATGCCATTCAAATAATGCCTGATAGACGTTTCCCTTTTGCGCATCCAGCATAGGAGCCAGAATCACTCCGGGAACCGGACAGCCGTAAGCCATGGCTGCCAGAGTAGGTACGCCAACCACAGGAATCTGTAAAGCATAGGCTAAGGTTTTAGCCGTAGATAAACCAATTCTAAGACCTGTAAAGGAACCAGGTCCAATACTGACAGCTACCCCCTTAAGATCCGATTTAGCCACCTGAGCCATATCCAGTAGTTTAGCAATATGAGGCATTAATAATTCAGAATGTGTTTTTTTTGTTTGTAATGTAATCTCAGCTAATACGTTGTCCACAGTTGCTAAAGCAACACTGGACACTAACGTAGCTGTATCTATCGCAAGAATTGGCATGTCTGTTTCAGCTCCTCACACAGTTGTTCATAAGTAGCTCCAAGTGCCCGTACCTGTAAGACTCTGTCCTCTACGCTACCTTCATTTTTCTCAAAGCTCGAACGTATCTCAATCCATAAATATTCATCAGGCAGCTCTTCAGGAAACTTGTCTGCCCATTCAATGATTGAAAGCCCATCTGCTTCCGTATATTCATAAAAACCAATATCAAACAATTCCTCAGCATTTTCTAATCGGTATAAATCAAAATGATATACAGGAAAGCGTCCTTCATACACATTTAAAATGGTGAAAGTGGGGCTATGTACGCTATCTGCTATGCCCAATCCTTCTGCTAATCCCTGTACCAATAAGGTTTTCCCAGTCCCGAGATCTCCAACCAGACATACTACCTTCCCTGCAGATAGTATCTTGGCCAAACATTTGCCAAACGCCGATGTTTCCTCCGGGGAAGTTGTTTTAAATTCCAGCATACGAAAAAATTCCTCCTAATTACCCAGCCTACTGGCGAAAATGATTATATCCTTTAGGCTCTAGCAGTGACTCTGCTCCTTCTTCATCCACCAATAGCACACCATATCTTTCCTCAATCACTTCTCCAATGACCGTCAGCTTGGTACCAAGGTCAGCTTGGGATACCAGTGAGAATTGCTGGGGTGGAATCGTAAA
Proteins encoded in this window:
- the mqnE gene encoding aminofutalosine synthase MqnE, producing MNSIEIASRKIDKGERLNFTEALALYQHNDILKLAELARMVKERKSGQYVYYNVNRHINLTNICVSGCPLCAFGCKAEEQRAYVMQKSEVIEIVSQTMRETPDLSEIHMVSALHPDKPFSYYLDIVAAVKRAAPQVHLKAFTPVEIVHFANISQLGITAVLEQLKAAGLDSLPGGGAEILDDSVRKIICPNKATTAEWIDVITAAHSLGLPTNATMLYGHVETIEQRIQHLITLRDIQDRTGKFQAFIAFPFHPANTGFTNLQRVSSWEDLKMISLARLVLDNFDHIKAFWMMLTLPIAQLALTFGADDLDGTVVEEKIIHAAGATTKKGITKKEIISFVEETGYLAVERDTFYRPLKISSGVKSYG
- the pdaB gene encoding polysaccharide deacetylase family sporulation protein PdaB → MVLNLRRIFHHRHLFYGMVGLFAIGAVYVQVAELISGGPIAIAGTRTERKVVALTFDHSWGNKFTPSILDTLKQHNQKATFFIMGPWAQKYPDVAKRMVTDGHEIASHGYRHENYGDRTREWVTEDIEKSHKLIKEVTGVDATLIRPPNGHYNQQSLKATEDLGYKTIIWNIDSLDWKNPGRDVIIERVMKRLKPGGIILMHASDTPVQTADALPILLDKIKAEGYEIVTVGQLLNEHAENGILRH
- the groL gene encoding chaperonin GroEL (60 kDa chaperone family; promotes refolding of misfolded polypeptides especially under stressful conditions; forms two stacked rings of heptamers to form a barrel-shaped 14mer; ends can be capped by GroES; misfolded proteins enter the barrel where they are refolded when GroES binds), with the translated sequence MAKQILFDEDARRALERGVNALANAVKVTLGPKGRNVVLDKKFGAPTVTNDGVTIARDIDLEDPFENMGAQLVKEVATKTNDVAGDGTTTATLLAQAMIREGMRNVAAGANPMIIKKGIEKAVKTLVEEIKKSAKKVETKDAIAQVASISAADEEIGNLIAEAMEKVGKDGVITVEESKGMGTSLDVVEGMQFDRGYISPYMVTDTDKMEAILNDPYILITDRKIGAIADLLPTLEKVVQQGRELLILAEDIEGEALATLVVNKLRGTFKAVAVKAPGFGDRRKAMLEDIAALTGGTVVTEEIGRKLDTVELVDLGRARQVRVSKEETTIIDGAGDVTLIKARVSQIKTQIEDSTSDFDKEKLQERLAKLSGGVAVIQVGAATEVELKEKKYRIEDALNATRAAVEEGIVAGGGTTFIDILSALDAIEVIGDEKTGVEIVKRAIEEPVRQIANNAGLEGSIVVAGVKKAGKGMGFNALTEEYVDMIAAGIVDPAKVTRSALQNAASIAAMVLTTETLVADKPEKDGGAGAAAMGGMGGMGGMGGMGGMM
- the groES gene encoding co-chaperone GroES — encoded protein: MIKPLGDRVVIKVLEGEMKTKSGIVLPDTAKEKPQEGEIIEVGTGKVLDNGQRVALDVKVGDKIIFSKYAGTEVKYEGQEYLIVSERDILAVVQ
- a CDS encoding ANTAR domain-containing response regulator, with the translated sequence MESLRIVIADNESIIRMDLKELLEEAGHTVVAEASDGSRAVDLVRQYRPDLVIMDIKMPEMDGITAAKIISNEKLAPVLLLTAFSQKDIVEKAKDSGVLAYLVKPVKEVNLFPAIEIALSRFQEFAELEQELENVKQSLETRKILDRAKGILMDAYNLSETEAYRRIQQYSMSKRKSIKDVAESIVEAATKRT
- a CDS encoding histidine kinase N-terminal domain-containing protein, with the protein product MGVAGDICRKVTTLAPAQIAVLDTICTVLGLASDLAHAQVTLYTKARMENFLVIAAQIKPNTSYVQHKPSLLGSTVYALEEPLIWRSISMGEAIHGQREWALGMWMEMQVYPVRDASGNVIAAVSFESSMEEAHVHGHQLLVETAQLLLSTVKIPSSSKQYRSLSASDGILIVNEHGKIIFANSTADSIYKVLAVGNIVGRRIYERQAHMGLAQKAMTIQEPCEAELSAGNMVLVQRAIPIIVNQVTACTVVILTDVTEVKKKEKELLIKSAVIQEIHHRVKNNLQTIASLLRLQSRRTKSQEVKAALRESVNRISSISVVHEFLSQQDAEFIDVAEVARNILDLVIQNMLEPDFNLQTIFNGETVVFPSEQASSLALVINELIQNSIEHGFVGRHEGIIGVDISTLEDEYKIEIYDNGIGMPPSFNPQLSNSLGLQIVRTLIESDVGGSFALYTDNGTHACITIPRKAKGGV
- the tsaD gene encoding tRNA (adenosine(37)-N6)-threonylcarbamoyltransferase complex transferase subunit TsaD, coding for MKNTQQETRKPCLTLALETSCDETSAAVVADGRIVLSNIISSQIPVHQKYGGVVPEIASRKHIENVLPVIDQALKAAGVALTDISAIGVTYGPGLVGALLVGVSVAKALSFAAGIPLVGVNHLEGHIFANFLAHPNLEPPFMALVVSGGHTSLVHVKGYNEFVLLGQTRDDAAGEAFDKVARVMKLPYPGGPYIDALAAKGNPEAIAFPRALSGKNSFEFSFSGLKSAVLNYLNSAAQKQEEINTADVAASFQAAVIDVLVSKSLQAAAVSGVGQIVLAGGVAANSGLKAKLGYECQQAGISFYYPDPILCTDNAAMIACRAYYQHQIGDYADLHLNAKPSLKLGAGKQ
- the rimI gene encoding ribosomal protein S18-alanine N-acetyltransferase; this encodes MTVMMVRRMNTLDIDGVLAVEQQSFTTPWSREGFVNEMNNELSYYLVMVEAGKIIGYAGMWLIVDEAHVTNVAVLPAYRGKKLGEKLMSALLEHAKNRGAVRMTLEVRASNTVAQGLYSKFGFTSQGRRRNYYTDTKEDALIMWCEKL
- the tsaB gene encoding tRNA (adenosine(37)-N6)-threonylcarbamoyltransferase complex dimerization subunit type 1 TsaB; the protein is MPILAIDTATLVSSVALATVDNVLAEITLQTKKTHSELLMPHIAKLLDMAQVAKSDLKGVAVSIGPGSFTGLRIGLSTAKTLAYALQIPVVGVPTLAAMAYGCPVPGVILAPMLDAQKGNVYQALFEWHQGELKEIQPAIVTEVTAALESLSQQERPVIVMGESAVMYRDKIEQIGKNLILAAPHVVIQRASSVAGLGYKLIKQGVRHDVMGLEPLYIRRSEAEVLWECRHGVAK
- the tsaE gene encoding tRNA (adenosine(37)-N6)-threonylcarbamoyltransferase complex ATPase subunit type 1 TsaE — translated: MLEFKTTSPEETSAFGKCLAKILSAGKVVCLVGDLGTGKTLLVQGLAEGLGIADSVHSPTFTILNVYEGRFPVYHFDLYRLENAEELFDIGFYEYTEADGLSIIEWADKFPEELPDEYLWIEIRSSFEKNEGSVEDRVLQVRALGATYEQLCEELKQTCQFLR